The following coding sequences lie in one Panicum virgatum strain AP13 chromosome 6N, P.virgatum_v5, whole genome shotgun sequence genomic window:
- the LOC120679605 gene encoding uncharacterized protein LOC120679605 isoform X1, translated as MAGRFLFQKLSSRMSRSSEPVARLASVWEGSIRIHNHEPAAHLTTVAPNNSGIHGHEGGIRTLRNLINGASAHPSLAAPKLPAIHGYATRYFNTLLCTRASSGTGIPTNSVPPVLSLKPEFVNSAGVKRTFSSSTSTNDTTTSTAEWDAKLAAAKAEVADWFAKKDEENAAFLRYYRRLLVSWCIIFWCFFDMLDSGSSHNDTSQCEGKSGSHCQAAASANPAVKYP; from the exons ATGGCCGGCCGCTTCCTGTTCCAGAAACTCTCCTCCCGGATGTCTAGGTCCAGCGAGCCTGTCGCCCGCCTTGCTTCGGTTTGG GAAGGCAGCATCAGGATACATAATCATGAACCTGCAGCGCACCTTACCACGGTGGCTCCCAATAACTCTGGGATTCATGGCCAT GAAGGCGGCATTAGAACCCTCCGTAACCTTATCAATGGAGCTTCTGCACATCCTAGCTTGGCGGCCCCCAAGCTCCCTGCCATTCATGGTTAT GCTACAAGGTACTTCAACACACTGCTGTGCACTCGTGCATCTTCTGGAACAGGCATCCCGACAAATAGCGTTCCCCCAGTTCTCTCCTTGAAGCCGGAATTTGTGAATTCTGCTGGAGTCAAGCGAACTTTCTCATCCAGTACGTCCACCAATGACACTACAACTAGCACAGCTGAATGGGATGCTAAATTGGCAGCAGCCAAAGCCGAAGTGGCAGATTGGTTTGCCAAAAAGGATGA GGAGAATGCTGCGTTCCTTAGATACTATAGGAGACTTCTAGTTTCCTGGTGTATAATATTTTGGTGTTTCTTCGATATGTTGGACAGTGGGTCTTCACACAATGACACAAGTCAGTGCGAAGGCAAAAGCGGATCACATTGTCAAGCTGCAGCAAGTGCCAATCCAGCCGTTAAATATCCCTAA
- the LOC120679605 gene encoding uncharacterized protein LOC120679605 isoform X2 — protein sequence MAGRFLFQKLSSRMSRSSEPVARLASVWEGSIRIHNHEPAAHLTTVAPNNSGIHGHATRYFNTLLCTRASSGTGIPTNSVPPVLSLKPEFVNSAGVKRTFSSSTSTNDTTTSTAEWDAKLAAAKAEVADWFAKKDEENAAFLRYYRRLLVSWCIIFWCFFDMLDSGSSHNDTSQCEGKSGSHCQAAASANPAVKYP from the exons ATGGCCGGCCGCTTCCTGTTCCAGAAACTCTCCTCCCGGATGTCTAGGTCCAGCGAGCCTGTCGCCCGCCTTGCTTCGGTTTGG GAAGGCAGCATCAGGATACATAATCATGAACCTGCAGCGCACCTTACCACGGTGGCTCCCAATAACTCTGGGATTCATGGCCAT GCTACAAGGTACTTCAACACACTGCTGTGCACTCGTGCATCTTCTGGAACAGGCATCCCGACAAATAGCGTTCCCCCAGTTCTCTCCTTGAAGCCGGAATTTGTGAATTCTGCTGGAGTCAAGCGAACTTTCTCATCCAGTACGTCCACCAATGACACTACAACTAGCACAGCTGAATGGGATGCTAAATTGGCAGCAGCCAAAGCCGAAGTGGCAGATTGGTTTGCCAAAAAGGATGA GGAGAATGCTGCGTTCCTTAGATACTATAGGAGACTTCTAGTTTCCTGGTGTATAATATTTTGGTGTTTCTTCGATATGTTGGACAGTGGGTCTTCACACAATGACACAAGTCAGTGCGAAGGCAAAAGCGGATCACATTGTCAAGCTGCAGCAAGTGCCAATCCAGCCGTTAAATATCCCTAA
- the LOC120678314 gene encoding F-box protein FBW2-like: protein MAQDALNRSVVVLVLLGQLHPQRGDLRRRAAEALHAPVVARGRAGGQRAEPPEPAAAHAGKLLNVLQIPMSEITDQTVEKQAEFLPALKALDISYCLNITSRGIEALGRHCRLLVHLKRNMPPPDPPQGNNTSARAVEEEALAVANTMPTLEQLELAYGLFSDLALNTIINKCPLLRALNIHGCWNVRLGGDLEERCCAFQSFREPWEPVYCTDTSSGGDYDDDNTDSDD, encoded by the exons ATGGCGCAGGACGCCCTGAACCGCAGCGTCGtggtcctcgtcctcctcggccaGCTTCATCCGCAGCGTGGCGATCTTCGACGCCGCGCGGCGGAGGCCCTCCACGCTCCGGTCGTCGCCCGGGGACgcgccggcggccagcgcgCGGAGCCGCCTGAGCCCGCTGCTGCCCACGC TGGGAAGCTCCTCAATGTTCTCCAGATCCCAATGAGTGAGATCACTGATCAAACCGTGGAGAAGCAAGCAGAATTCCTTCCTGCACTAAAAGCGCTGGACATCAGTTACTGCCTGAATATCACGTCCAGAGGAATTGAGGCACTTGGCCGGCACTGCAGGTTGCTTGTTCATCTGAAGCGAAACATGCCCCCTCCAGATCCTCCTCAGGGTAACAACACATCTGCTAGGGCGGTTGAAGAAGAGGCATTGGCAGTTGCAAACACCATGCCGACGCTGGAACAGCTTGAGCTTGCGTATGGCCTGTTCAGTGACCTTGCGCTAAATACGATTATTAACAAGTGTCCGCTGTTGCGCGCCCTGAACATACATGGCTGCTGGAATGTCAGGCTTGGAGGCGACTTAGAGGAGAGGTGTTGCGCGTTCCAGTCATTCAGGGAGCCATGGGAGCCTGTGTACTGCACTGACACAAGCAGTGGAGGTGACTATGATGATGACAATACTGACAGTGATGATTGA
- the LOC120678315 gene encoding peroxisome biogenesis protein 1-like, which produces MKHATDRPILDGVETLTGVFVFAATSKPQLIDAALLRPGRFDRLVFCDFPRWDERLEILKVHSRTVSLASDASLEDVASLTEGFTGADLAAILTDAGLAAVHELLDNQGNGVPESEPCISKELLMSVARKARPSTPADEKRRYDKEFGEFVSSRKSISTKARESKGKKVTLA; this is translated from the exons ATGAAGCACGCGACAGATCGACCTATACTAGATGGTGTGGAAACTTTGACTGGGGTATTTGTATTTGCAGCTACGAG CAAGCCACAACTAATTGATGCTGCGCTCTTGCGGCCTGGAAGGTTTGATCGTCTAGTCTTTTGTGATTTTCCTCGATGGGATGAACGTTTGGAAATTTTGAAGGTGCATTCTAGGACG GTTTCACTGGCAAGTGATGCCAGTCTGGAAGATGTTGCTTCTCTGACCGAAGGATTTACTGGTGCTGATCTCGCCGCTATTCTAACAGATGCTGGGTTGGCAGCAGTTCATGAACTTTTGGACAACCAGGGTAACGGGGTCCCAGAAAGCGAACCGTGCATCAGCAAAGAACTTCTCATGTCTGTTGCTAGGAAGGCTAGACCTTCTACACCTGCAGATGAGAAGCGGCGGTATGATAAGGAGTTTGGTGAATTTGTATCATCCAGGAAGTCTATTTCCACAAAG GCAAGAGAGTCGAAAGGCAAAAAGGTCACACTAGCTTGA